The window GCGCCATGGCGTTCTTCCGTCGGACCAGCCGCGCGCCCTTCTCTGCGATCGTAAGCGAACGGCGGTAGACCCACTCGAGGAGCGTGCGTCCCCATCGGGCTCCGCCTCCATCCCGCGCCGGGGCGGCGCACGGACTgcttcgcctccctcctctccctttgCCGCTGCCGCTCGCCTTTGATTCTGGTGTGCGCGTTCGGGCCGGCGGGGCGGGCACAAGCACCCCCCGCTGCccacgtggggggggggggcagtaggGGAGGCGCGGATTGCGCACGGGCCGGGAGGGGCCAGCGCCGACGTCCGAGCTACGCCGACCGGGAAGCTGCGTCTGCGTCTAGGCTGCAGATCTGGAGTTGTCCCCGGTCTCCACCTTGGACCGCTCAAAAGTGATGCGGAGGGCATTGCTCATAGTCCGGATCCGGGTCGGAGTCGGAGCGGCCGCCGAAGCTCGACATTGCGCCGGATTCGATCGAAAACGGTGCAGACAGCGAAGAGGACGGAGCAAGAGAGGAGAGTGGGTGAGTTAGAATTTCGGGGCGATGAGCCGGATGTGGTTTTTTGCGGGACCACCGTGAGGTCAATGGTGAGTCGGGCTTGTCAGGCGGACGTGGCTGGGTCACCCTATATCGACTCCAGGTACCGGTTAGCCCAGGCGTTTGAGACCTGTTTGAGGCGTCCGTCTGGGTCAAAAAAATCAGTGACCGGACAGGCAGATGTTCTCACCCAAAGCTTGGCCAACACCTGTCTGTTTGGCATGTGCACATTGATGGCGCTCGCAGGGTGGCGACCGTTGCGTCCATCTCCCTCGGCCACCGCCACCGGCGGCTCCTCCCGTGGTAGAGTACCGCCATGGGACGTGTCCATGGATGTTGGTTCCGGAAGGGGAAATGGAGCGTGCGAGTCGCCGACAGGGATCATGGGAGGAATTGAAGGCGAAACAGATGACGGACGGTTCAGAGCGATCGGTGCTGGCACTGCGTGATCTCGCAGGCTTCGGCACGACCCTTCAGGTCTTGGCGCATTTATTGGTAAGGCTTTTATCTGAATCTGGATGGATGGGTGGGTGATGAGATgaggttggaggagttcaagtggtCAAGCAAATCCTATCTGCTCCCAGCCCATCATCCGAGTTCAAGGTGCATATTTCTAGAAGAATCCGTCAACAATGTTAGCGTAACCttgtcttctctctctcttttttggaaATTTGCTTaatttttttcctcgatgaaactTTCGATATATTCACCTTCAATCATCATAGTACGACGAAcacaagaaataataaaaaatacattcGGATCTACACCTAGCaacaactacaagcactgaagcctcgccgccgtcatcgcctctccctcgctgGAGCCGagcaaacttgttgtagtagacagtcgggacgtCGTCGTGTTAAGGCCTCGTAGGACCAACGGAACAGAATAGTAGCCGTCGCCGATGAAGAGTAGCGTACATAAGAagaatccaacctgaagacacgcgAACATAAACGAACAATGGCTAGATCCGAGCGGATCCATCAAAGACATATTCATTGTAGACACGCCTCCACACGCCTACCGACGATGATAGACGCATCACCGGAATGAGACTAGACGCGGAGTACCTTATTTCATCTTCAGAGAGCCGCCGCAGTCTCGCCTTCCTAAGCAGGACATAAACCCTGACAAAACTCGAAGAAAgaactaaaaacggagccctcctaaCTTAAATGAATTGGGTAGTGCTCCTGCCTTTCTCTTCCAAAAAATAAGCACGTCCATAGAATTGTCAATAGGGGACTGATGTTCCCTCTCTTGAACTTTCGCTGCGGTGGGCTTCAAGCGTGACCCTAAAGTTGGCCCAAAGAGCACACGTGAAAAAGGACTAATCCCAGTTAATTACTTCTTGAAGAAAGAATGCCATTCACAAAAAAAAAAATCGTGAGACAGAAAAGGCTAAGAAACATAAATTTTCAATTGTCATGCTCTAGTTTATAGAAATAGCCATGCTATACTTTGTAAAATTGTCATCCTCTAATTTATAAATTTTCATGGCAACATTCAATAAATGTGACATGACATCTACAAAAATAAAATTGTCATGCTCTAATTTATAAACAAACGGAATGTGCTGATTGGAACTAAACAGAAAATATGTTTACTAGATCATGACAAAAAATATAAACATTAGGGAGTTTCACAAAGGTAGACTAAGAAAAAAAAGTGGTTTCTCTAAAAATCATGAAAAAATTATATATGTCCACACTGCAAATTCCGCATTACAAAAAAGATTGTAGTTGTGAGCAGGCGGAAATTTTGGATGACAATAAATCTGATATTATACAAAAATTATTTTACCATGATATATAAAAAATGTCATAACATGTACAATAAATTTGCCATCGTTTTTTAATCTGAAAATGCCATAATGAAAGGGGAAAATAAAAATGTAAATTGACCATGTGCCTAATACAAACATGATCCTAGATGCCACACTGTTTTATAAAaccaaaaattctaaaactttGACATGTGAACATTACAAAAATGTGTAAATTCAGCACAaaatatataaaattttccttgtgACAAGTTAACAAATTCACAAAATTGCCATGTggacattatgaaaaaaatataaGTATGTCATTTTtgattattttttttgaatttttcatgtgaCCAGCAGAAGATTTTTCAAAATTTGCAATGTGTACAAACTGTttttttagaaaatgcataaaaACATGTAAAATTGCCATGTGAGAAAGTAGAACACATTTCCAGAATTGCCATGAATAAGGGAGCAAAATTCCTAAAGCTTGCCATGGGAGCATCAAAAGGACCTAAATTTGCCATGTTTGGAAGACAAAAATGTTACGAATTTGTCATGTGAGTAGGAGAAAATATTTCGAATTTGCAATATGTAGAAAATAACTTTTTtataaaaaggcaaaaaaaaatcTCAAATTTGCCATGTGActatcaatttttttttaaaaattgcCATGTCTTATACATCAAAAAGAGCAATTTTTCTATTTAAACATGATTATAAGCCGAATCAAGAGTCGATCGAACTTATAAAACAACTCAATAGAGAAAGCGGGGCGGAATCCATCAGACATGGTGGCGGCTGACAGTGGCGGAGATAGGCCCCAGGCAGCCCGGGCGGCTGCCTGGTGCGTGAGATGTGTTTCCTTTGTATGTTGTAGCACTACTGTAGCTACAGTGCTACAGTGCCTCAAAGGCTGCCTGGGGCGTTGATTATTCCTGCCGCCGCTACTGGCGGCTGAGGTACACGAAACGCGGGTATGTGGTCAGGCCGACCTTGACGAGGATGACATTGAACCAGACGAGGAAGTCCACTGACGAAGGGTATCACGAGTGGGCACGAGCACCACACGTCCCCGGCGACCACTCCCCCGCACCTTGTTCCCCTTCCTCTGCTTGTCCCTTCGCCGCCGCTACAAACTCCCGCGCCAGTCTTGTTCCTTCCCCTCCTCCGCGGGTGGTACATAGCTTCATACATATGTTGATCACAAACATTCATACATAGTTTCATTCATCACAAAGAGACCAACATGTGCTAAATGAGAGTTGCATGATCATGGGTACCGGAAAGGCACCCAACGTGCCCCGGTAGCTAGATCTAGAGAAAAGCCAGCCTCACTCCTCGCCCAACGGGTGATTTGCTCATATGTTCGACTGGGTCCACATGGGATCACACGCTCAAGCTCATCGTCATTATAGTGCTCCATGATCTTGTTTGATAGTCGGTGCCTATACTCGAAGGTGTAACCGCTCTGCGTCAATGCCCTCTGCGCCAATGCTCTCTGCACCCGCACCCTGGCCGCCCTCACCTCCACCGCCTTCTTCTCTTCCTCCGTCAGCTCACCGAGCCCTGGATCTATCCTACTAGGGCTTTGCACACCGAGCGCTGGATCCATCCTACTAGGGCTTTGCACAGTAGGGTGGCGGCTTAGGGTAAATAGGGGAGTGGCTGGACTGATTGGGAGGGATGGGATTCTATTCACAGCCTTTGTATTGCTGCACTCTGATGTAAGAACTGGTTATGTATCCGTTGAGCGATTATATTGTAGAAAGGGGTGAAAGCCCGGTTGTGTTCTAACTCGCTGGCTTTTTGCCTGCATACAGATTATGATGAATATAAAAGCCACGCAGCTAgatgatgatgaatgatgatgttatatcagactatgcggcttctgCTGAAGCCTGTAGCGATGCTACTGATCGATGGTTGCAAAGGGGTCCGTTGAAACAGCGTGTACACAGCTACAATACACTTCCTACTTTAGTCACGGCATCCATATGATCATCATTTAACACACTACCTAATACAGGACATCCATAAAACTGTTGTGTGTCATACCATCCACGGCATGAAACCAACTGCTCGAAAATTCAGTGAACATCATATCCATACAGCCACAAAGAACATCATATGACCCAACCGTTCTTGCAAACATTGCCAACATCAACCACTGAACTTATAAGTAAGTACTTACTAGCTAGAGAATACACAATTGGCCAGGCCGCGATGCAGAGACAGCAAACGTTAGAGAGGATACACAAAATGTCACTGAAATGCTCCTCAGAAAtgccatctcttgcacttgcaggtCAAAAGACACCACAAAATGATCCTTCCCACGGCATTATGTCACCTGCATCTAGAACGATTTCACAAGATTAGCGGACAATTTTCATGGGAGAAATGTGAAGTGCAGAGTCAAATTAGCCACAGATTGCTCCGGGGAACAATTTTGCGTTTGCAGGAATGTTAGATTGTTTACCTTCAGAGTTCAGAGCATATCAAGcctctgtttcttcttcttctcccaccTCCCCGTCCTGCACGAAGCCACCACCCATCTCACAAATCCAATCCCAGACCTCCACCGGCACGGGCATGACCGACAGCCGGGCCTGCCGGATGAGCGCGAAGTCCTTCATCCCCTCcatctcccccgccgccgccgccttcttgaTCTCCTCCAGCGACACGGGCCTCCGGAGCTCCCCGACGGCGCGCACGTCCACAGCGCCGCCGGCCGTCGCCTCCCCCTCCTGGCCCTCGTACCACTCCCTGGCGACCTCGACGACGCCCACCACGCGGCGCGACGCGGCGCCGGCGCCCGAGTGGTAGAAGAGGCAGCGGTCGCCGCGGCGCATCGCGCGGAGGTTGTTCATGGCCTGGTGGTTGCGCACGCCGTCCCACGGCCCGACGCCGCCCGGCGCGCCCGCCTGGTCCGACCACGACCActcccccggctccgtcttcagcaGCCAGTACTTGCTTGCGGCCGGCGCTGCTCCTTTCTTGCCGGCCGCCGGCGCGGCTTTTTTGCCGGCAGCGGTCGTGGCGGGCACTGCTTTCTTGCCGGCCGCGGGCGCGGCTTTCTTGCCGGCAGCGGTCGTGGCGGGCACTGCTTTCTTGCCGGCGGCGGGCGCTGCTTTCTTGCTGGCGGCGGTGGCGCCGCGAGCTGCTTTCCTCGGCATCCTGTGAGGGTTCAGGGCTGCGGCGATCGCCGGAGCAGGCAAGGATCTTATATTGGCGGGAAATTGGGCGCTAGGGATTGAGAACGCGCGGGGAATCCCTACCATGGCGATGGCTCCCGCTTCCCCTGCTCTCAAAGCCTAAAGCGAAACAGGCAGTCCAGACTAGGCCGTGCCGGGCTGGGCTGACAACAAGCCCTCCTTTCTACGGGCCACAAAACTTGCCAAGTAAAGCCCACTAGGATAACCAGGCCGAACAAGCACTGACAAGGTTTGGCGACGCTAGGCAGCTGGGGTTTGTACCTTGCCTAAAAAATACGGGTTTGAACCGACGAAATGAAACTGAATTCAAACAAAAGTATGACCAAAATGATGGATTGGATTCGAATTCATTCTGTACATGGTACAAATGATACCTTCCAGTACCAAAGCTACGGCAGCTAATTCAAGCAAAGCTAACAAAAAACGAGGCTATCGAATAAACCCAAGTACACTTCACATCACTGTATTTAGTTTCAGAATTGTTTCTCTGCGATTGATCAAGGGAAGTATGGCGGCATTGACTCAGCGAAACATGAAGATTCCTCCGTTAAGTCGACCCAGTTTGGCCTTCTTTTGCCGCCTGATCTTGCTGCTGCTTCTCTGCCCAGTACTTCTGGAGCGGCGGCCCAAATATCACATTCCCAGAAATCACTCCGGCCCTGAGGCATTTGCAAGGCAGAATGACCAAGTTAGAAGCGGGTATGCGACGATAATGAAGTACCAGCACTGCACATCGCAAAATAACACTTGCACAGAGCAATGATATTCAATAGCTACAATGGAAATAACCGCAGTTTTAGGGATGTAACACTTGCACAGACCGATGACAATTCATGAATGTGTGACAGCatctgaccagatcattgatgtaaGGTGCAGTTCTAGGGATGCAACCTTAACAATGTGATGCCTCGTGTTATCAACAAACCACATTTTACAAGCAGTTTTCATCCCAATCTACACATTAAACCTTGTGCCAGCCACATTACTGCAAAAAGACACATTCCACTACCAACAGCTACTGAACAAAATAATGTTATTGCAGCATATAACCCAAGACATGCATTTTTGTACTAGGGCAGTGGAAGTATCTGCAATCTTTGAACAAAAAATTGGGACTTTGCCTCAAGGAAATTAACACAAGTTCAAGACAGTAATTAGGGTGACCAGGTATTCTAATGGCAGCTATGTCACATGATTAGGAGAAGAGGGGAGAGAACTCATAAGGGGGAATATGGCCTTCAGAAAACTTCATTTCTTGATTACCATATCCAACAGGTCCTCTATAAATAGATGTAGCATCCTAACCCAAACAAAGTGTAGCAACCAGATCATCTCCCCGATTGGCTTAAggtaaaagctactccctccgtcccataatataagacgtttttgcaattcaatttgaactgcaaaaacatcttatattatgggacagaggtagTAAAACATAATATAGAGACCATATGGTTATTCGGTTGCACGGGCTGGACAACTGGAGCTACGGCCCGACTGCTATGGCGCCTAATGCTGGGTATCTTAGGCCGTGCGGTATAAGGCATTCCCCACACAACAGCAAGCCAGCACTAAGAAATGCTTACTGATGCTGCTACCATGGAAAAGTCCTATTTCATGGCAAATTCTCAATCAGAGAGCAGAAATACCAATAGATTGTCTTTGACAATTCTGCGATGACACCAGACTGGGTTTGACCGTATTATACTTTTGTACTAGAAAACAGGGACTGAAGCCCCAATTCTCAGCACTGCTTATGGTTCGACTCGCAAAGCACTAGCAGCAGGATTTGAAGATAATTATCCCTTACACAGAGGGTTTCAGGAACAAGCCTCCCAATGGCGATTCGATCATGCTACCTACAGTTGTTGCGCACTTGCACAGATAATGCCATTTGTGGTGTCGCAACCCCATCTGCATCTAACACATGCTCGAAACACATTGGTTATAATCCTCCCCACCAGCACGCAGGAACTTCGATCCTGGGGGAAAATCAAGCTATTTCTCTTCACAAGAGCAAGACGGAGGCCAATCACAGAAACAAAATCGCATAACCACGGCTCCCAAGGCTGCAACTTGCAAAAGGGATCAAGAACGGCGCGTAATATAGGGTCagcgctcaagctcaagaacgcatCTAAACAGCGTCAGACTGGTAGGATGCGGCGACGCCGCAGCAGATCTATGGCGAGATNNNNNNNNNNNNNNNNNNNNNNNNNNNNNNNNNNNNNNNNNNNNNNNNNNNNNNNNNNNNNNNNNNNNNNNNNNNNNNNNNNNNNNNNNNNNNNNNNNNNNNNNNNNNNNNNNNNNNNNNNNNNNNNNNNNNNNNNNNNNNNNNNNNNNNNNNNNNNNNNNNNNNNNNGCCGGCGACGAGGGGGAACGAAAGCCGCATCTTGATCCCCTCTTCTCCGCTCGTGGATTTCCttcgccctctcttttttttctttggtctGCGGAAGAAAGGGGAGAATGAGCTTGGGAGTACGGATCGCCTTCTGCGCCGTTGGATTTCAGCGTTGGTAGATTGGACCTGTGTGGGCCGTACGATTGAAGTCAGGTGGGTAATCAGGCCTCATCTAGTTATCCTATTGTTTATTTTTGACGGAGAGGAGAAGAAAAAAATGCATTGGTTCGCCTGGTGGAAAATGTGTGTACCGAAGAAAAAAGGTGACATGGGGTTTAGAGACCTTCACAATTTTAATCTTGCTATGTTAGCAAAGCAGTGTTGGCGACTACCCCAAAATCCTGATTCTTTGTGTGCACGAGTTCTGAGGGCAAAATATTATCTCAATGGAGATATTCTGAAATCTGGCCCCAAGAAAGGTTCTTCGTTCACTTGGCAGAGTATTGTAACTGGAATTCAAACTTTCAGAAGGGGATGCATATGACGTGTGGGTTCTGGTTCACACATTAATATTTGGGATGACCCGTGGATACCCACTAGTATGAACAGAAAGCCTATTACCCCTAGGGGGTATTATGCTAACAAAAGTGGAAGAGATAATTGACCCCCACACAGGACAATGGGATGAGGCACTTATTTGCAGCGTCTTTTTTTCAGTCGATGTGCATAGGATTCTACAAATTCCTCTTCATGTCGAGGCCGTTGAAGATTTTGTAGCTTGGCAACATACAAGTACTGGAACCTTTTCCTTGCGTTCGGCATACCATGTTGAATTTGAGCATCAATTCGGACAGCACTTGAATCGGACTAGCCCAAGTAGTGCCTCATTAAATGGAGTTTGAAAAGATCTTTGGAAACTGCGACTACCAGAGAAGATTAAACACTTTGGCTGGAAAGTGTTGAAGGGGGTTCTTCCATGCTATGATGTCTTTGCTAATAGACATATTCCTCTGATCCCGCAATGTCCGATCTGTTCCACCGGATTAGAAGACATACAACATTGCTTTTTCACTTGTACCGGGGCGCACGCAATTTGGACGGAGCTAGGGCTATCACAGGAGATTAAAAGAGTGGTTTGCCAGGACCGATCGGGCTCTATTAACCTTGACAGACTGATCCAGATGCAGTCGTCAGTACATAACATTCCTATAGCTGAGCTCGCCCTTGTAGCAATGTGGTTTATTTGGTGGCAAAGGAGAATCCATACAAAAGGTGAGACAGTTCAGATGCCTCAACAAGCAGCTATGACGATCCGAGTGTTAGCAACAAATTTTTTATGAGCAAACACTCCAAATCAGCCTACTCGCAAGCGGGACCATGTATGAAAGAAGCCTGCGGTGGGAGTTGTTAAAATAAATGTCCATGCTTCTTTTCATGCGGATAGGTTCGCGGGATCTTGTGGTGTCATTGTCCGTGACGACCACGGTAAGTTCCTAGGTGCAACGACTCATCTATTACCGCATGTGGCGAGTATAAAAGTAGCAGAACTAATCGCTATTCGATGTGGGTTAAATCTTGGAGCAAATCTGGGGTGCACGAATTTGGAAGTTGAGTCTGACTGTCTCAATGCACTTGAGGCCATCTCTGATCCAAACACATATATGGGAACAGGCGTACCAATCATTGCCGAGTGCTCCCTCCTGGCACTGGAGTTTGCTAGTATCACTTTTGATCACTGTAGTAGAGAGGCCAATTCGGTCGCGGATAATTTAGCAAAACATTGTATTACTTCTGGCATGTCTGAAGCATGGGAAACTGTCATCCCTGACTTTATTTTTCATCATTATGTAAACGATCTAGCTATCATATGATGAATTAAGTTTGTGATGCTCAAAAAAAACTTGTGTTTGGTTGTTTAACACGTTCTCTCAAAACAAAAAACAAGACGTTCAAAACATGTGAAAACCCATTGAGCAAATACAATCAAAATCTTGCTAAATTCACTTAAGGATTACTTCGAAGCATGAAACTTCTTTCTCATTTCTTATATGCGGGGTAGGTGGATGCGCGTACGTGGGAGGCAGCACTCATTGAGGCGGGCATGGATGTGGACGGCGGGTGTAGCGCAGGGCCATGCGGATATGGCTTGGGCAACGGTGAATGGCACGATGGAGCTCCTCAGGAGGATGGATGGGGCGATTTAGATGAGCTCCCATGTAGATCTAATTTTCTATCGGGTATCAAACGAGGAAAGCAAAAAACTAGATTTGTTTTATCCGGTATCAAACGAGGAAAGCAAAAACCTAGATTTGCTTTATCGGGTATCAAACAAGAACTCCGAGCAAATAAAACACCTTTCAAAAGTAGGCATGAGCGAAACCTTGCCATATGGTCCGTGCTTCGCGGGCACGGATTTTCGGCACGACACGAGTCCAACACCGCATGCGAATAAAAGGGTTGGATTGGCCTTCAACCCACCACAGAACAAGGCCGATCCTCAATGCCAAGCCTTAAGGCTGACACGACATGACACTTTTATGGTCTCGCATGGCACTTTTATTCGTGGGCCGGCAGGGCACCACCCAGAGCCGATGCGACATGCGGTCGGTCTATATGACACTTTGCCTCTTTCATATTtcatttaaaattatatttttgcattctttttctaaaaaataatttttttgtatttttcttaaCTTTTTagttcttttttttaatttttaaagTGCGGAAGGCCGAGAAGGCGGAAAAACGAACGCGGACCGGCTCGCAACCGTGTCATGTCAGGCCTACCCTTTTAA is drawn from Triticum dicoccoides isolate Atlit2015 ecotype Zavitan chromosome 4A, WEW_v2.0, whole genome shotgun sequence and contains these coding sequences:
- the LOC119289257 gene encoding thymocyte nuclear protein 1-like encodes the protein MPRKAARGATAASKKAAPAAGKKAVPATTAAGKKAAPAAGKKAVPATTAAGKKAAPAAGKKGAAPAASKYWLLKTEPGEWSWSDQAGAPGGVGPWDGVRNHQAMNNLRAMRRGDRCLFYHSGAGAASRRVVGVVEVAREWYEGQEGEATAGGAVDVRAVGELRRPVSLEEIKKAAAAGEMEGMKDFALIRQARLSVMPVPVEVWDWICEMGGGFVQDGEVGEEEETEA